A genomic window from Blastococcus saxobsidens DD2 includes:
- a CDS encoding DUF2243 domain-containing protein produces MTTAPGTTPSAARKPTRSSGLLYGLGFSGFVFGLVLAGWGLYDLVEGLIDHQILGAHHVRDDLGSPLGRDLGFLALGAVLLVGGRFLHRRGVRRLASTARLRRT; encoded by the coding sequence CGCACGCAAGCCCACGAGGTCGTCCGGACTGCTCTACGGGCTGGGCTTCAGCGGCTTCGTCTTCGGCCTCGTGCTGGCCGGGTGGGGGCTGTACGACCTCGTCGAGGGGCTGATCGACCACCAGATCCTCGGGGCGCACCACGTACGGGACGACCTCGGTTCCCCGCTGGGCCGGGACCTCGGCTTCCTGGCGCTCGGAGCGGTCCTGCTCGTGGGCGGGAGGTTCCTCCACCGCCGTGGCGTGCGTCGCCTCGCCTCCACGGCCCGACTCCGCAGGACCTGA
- a CDS encoding elongation factor G-like protein EF-G2, translating into MGKDIPPAPAPRPAAKVRNVALVGRAGAGKTTLAEALLAATGAVTRAGRVEDGTTCLDGEEVEVRQQRSVSLGVATVEHAGHRLTLLDTPGSPDFVGELRAGLRAADSALFVVSAVAGVDAATVQLWEECAAVGMPRAVVLSQIDRPRADVDEAVRLCQLMLGEGVYPLHLIERGPDGAARGLVSLLEPDVDSVPVGDQDADRLRGELIEGIIGDSEDETLMERYLAGEELAVDDLVADLETAVARGHFHPVLCASPVTDVGVRELLDLLVSAFPCPTEHGCPPVTHLDGSAAPPLACDPDGPLVAEIVKTTTDPYVGRVSLVRVFSGTLQPDAAVHVSGHGMAERGHPDHDADERIGVLSAPLGAALRPVAACPAGDICAVSRLTTAETGDTLSSPDEPRLVPPWQLPVPQLPVAVEAASRADEDRLATALARLAAEDPTVRLERRADTGQLLLWCVGDAHAEVLLERLSARHGVTVATVPVRVPLVETLCGPARVTGRHVKQSGGHGQYAVVVVEGEPGPPGSGIVFQQQIVGGTVPTQFHGSVEKGVRAQAERGVNGDRPLVDIRVTLVDGKAHSVDSSDAAFQAAGALALRELVAAVGTRVLEPWCQIEVQVPSEYVGAVMSDLSSRRARVTGSEAQDGRDRTTVRAEVPEVELLGYPGVLRSVTHGTASFDRRPLGYEPAPAGMAVPA; encoded by the coding sequence ATGGGCAAGGACATCCCCCCGGCTCCCGCTCCGCGCCCGGCCGCGAAGGTGCGCAACGTCGCGCTCGTCGGGCGGGCGGGCGCCGGGAAGACCACCCTCGCCGAGGCGCTGCTGGCCGCGACGGGGGCGGTGACCCGCGCCGGCCGGGTGGAGGACGGGACCACGTGCCTGGACGGGGAGGAGGTCGAGGTCCGCCAGCAGCGCTCGGTCTCCCTCGGCGTCGCCACCGTCGAGCACGCCGGCCACCGGCTGACCCTGCTCGACACTCCCGGCTCACCGGACTTCGTGGGGGAACTGCGGGCCGGGCTCCGGGCCGCGGACTCGGCGCTCTTCGTGGTCTCCGCGGTGGCCGGGGTGGATGCCGCGACCGTGCAGCTGTGGGAGGAGTGCGCCGCGGTCGGGATGCCGCGCGCCGTCGTCCTCAGCCAGATCGACCGGCCGCGCGCCGACGTCGACGAGGCCGTCCGGCTCTGCCAACTGATGCTGGGGGAGGGGGTCTACCCCCTGCACCTGATCGAACGCGGCCCCGACGGGGCGGCCCGGGGGCTGGTGTCGCTGCTGGAGCCGGACGTCGACTCCGTGCCCGTCGGGGACCAGGACGCCGACCGGCTCCGCGGCGAGCTGATCGAGGGGATCATCGGCGACAGCGAGGACGAGACGCTGATGGAGCGCTACCTCGCCGGCGAGGAGCTGGCGGTCGACGACCTCGTGGCCGACCTGGAGACCGCCGTCGCCCGGGGGCACTTCCACCCGGTCCTCTGCGCCTCACCGGTGACCGACGTCGGCGTCCGCGAGCTGCTCGACCTCCTCGTCTCCGCGTTCCCCTGCCCCACCGAGCACGGCTGCCCACCGGTCACGCACCTCGACGGATCGGCGGCGCCACCGCTGGCCTGCGACCCCGACGGCCCGCTGGTCGCCGAGATCGTCAAGACGACCACCGATCCCTACGTCGGCCGGGTCTCCCTGGTCCGCGTCTTCTCCGGCACGCTGCAGCCCGACGCCGCCGTGCACGTCTCCGGTCACGGGATGGCCGAGCGGGGCCACCCCGACCACGATGCCGACGAGCGGATCGGCGTCCTGTCCGCACCGCTGGGCGCCGCGCTGCGCCCGGTGGCGGCCTGCCCGGCGGGCGACATCTGCGCGGTGAGCCGGCTGACCACGGCGGAGACCGGGGACACCCTGAGCAGCCCCGACGAGCCGCGGCTGGTCCCGCCGTGGCAGCTGCCCGTGCCGCAGCTCCCGGTCGCGGTGGAGGCGGCCTCGCGGGCCGACGAGGACCGCCTGGCCACCGCGCTGGCCCGGCTGGCCGCCGAGGACCCCACGGTCCGGCTGGAACGGCGGGCCGACACCGGTCAGCTGCTCCTGTGGTGCGTCGGCGACGCGCATGCCGAGGTCCTCCTCGAGCGGCTGAGCGCCCGGCACGGCGTCACCGTCGCCACCGTGCCGGTGCGGGTGCCGCTGGTGGAGACGCTGTGCGGCCCGGCCCGCGTGACCGGCCGGCACGTCAAGCAGTCCGGCGGCCACGGGCAGTACGCCGTGGTCGTGGTCGAGGGAGAGCCCGGACCGCCCGGCTCGGGGATCGTGTTCCAGCAGCAGATCGTCGGCGGGACGGTGCCCACCCAGTTCCACGGCAGCGTGGAGAAGGGCGTCCGGGCCCAGGCCGAGCGCGGGGTGAACGGCGACCGGCCGCTGGTGGACATCCGGGTCACCCTGGTCGACGGCAAGGCGCACTCGGTGGACTCCTCCGACGCCGCGTTCCAGGCGGCGGGGGCGCTGGCGCTGCGGGAACTGGTGGCCGCGGTCGGGACCCGGGTGCTGGAGCCGTGGTGCCAGATCGAGGTGCAGGTGCCCAGCGAGTACGTGGGCGCCGTCATGAGCGACCTGTCCTCCAGGCGCGCCCGGGTGACCGGCTCGGAGGCCCAGGACGGCCGGGACCGCACCACGGTGCGTGCGGAGGTGCCGGAGGTCGAGCTGCTGGGCTACCCCGGCGTCCTCCGCTCGGTCACGCACGGGACGGCCAGCTTCGACCGCCGTCCGCTGGGCTACGAACCCGCTCCGGCCGGGATGGCGGTGCCCGCCTGA